The Sphingobacterium bambusae genome includes a window with the following:
- a CDS encoding response regulator transcription factor, with the protein MKILIVEDEPELRKVMSAFLAGEHYVVETAADYASGLSKIANYSYDCILLDVMLPGGSGISLLRELRNLGKLDAVIVVSAKDAVEDKVQGLELGADDYLAKPFHLSELLARIKTVIRRNNHHREQALQFKNVKLFPEDRKLLISEREVLLNRKEYDLFYYFMIRPGKLVPKTALAEAVWGDDADQADSLDFIYSQIKNLRKKLKDSHAEIDFQAVYGVGYKLV; encoded by the coding sequence ATGAAGATACTGATAGTTGAAGATGAACCGGAACTACGGAAGGTCATGTCTGCTTTTCTAGCGGGGGAGCACTATGTTGTAGAGACGGCCGCGGATTATGCATCGGGGCTATCGAAGATAGCGAATTATAGCTACGATTGCATATTGCTAGATGTGATGCTGCCCGGTGGTAGTGGTATTTCCCTGTTGCGGGAGCTGCGCAATTTGGGAAAACTCGATGCGGTAATTGTCGTGTCGGCTAAAGATGCTGTAGAGGATAAAGTTCAGGGATTGGAACTCGGTGCCGATGACTATTTGGCAAAACCTTTCCATCTGTCGGAATTATTAGCGCGAATAAAAACGGTGATTCGGCGAAATAACCACCATCGGGAGCAGGCCTTGCAATTCAAGAATGTAAAACTGTTTCCTGAAGATCGTAAGTTGCTTATTAGCGAACGGGAAGTGCTGCTAAATCGAAAGGAATACGACCTGTTCTATTATTTTATGATCCGACCTGGGAAGTTGGTGCCTAAAACTGCTTTGGCCGAAGCCGTTTGGGGAGATGATGCCGATCAGGCTGATAGCCTCGATTTCATCTACTCACAGATTAAAAATCTGCGAAAAAAATTAAAAGATAGCCATGCGGAAATCGATTTTCAAGCCGTGTATGGCGTCGGTTATAAACTGGTGTAA
- a CDS encoding YqaE/Pmp3 family membrane protein: MTLIAVLFPWLSFFLRGKILVGFLCLILQITLIGWLPAAIWAVADRVDGKNKARIRRLERSMYR; the protein is encoded by the coding sequence ATGACCCTTATCGCCGTTTTATTCCCTTGGCTTTCCTTCTTCCTTCGCGGGAAGATCCTTGTCGGATTTCTCTGCCTGATTTTACAAATCACCCTTATTGGCTGGCTTCCAGCGGCCATTTGGGCGGTAGCCGACCGCGTTGATGGTAAAAACAAAGCACGCATCCGACGACTGGAACGCAGCATGTACCGCTAG
- a CDS encoding sensor histidine kinase, whose product MQISLKNYTLRYLSLAFFLIISVWAALFYAYILDEVYDNVDDGLKNQKIEILRELYKFPELLETSEFGISQFRILPVKDMDDFSEENKLSSVFFYMPYDDEQEPYRVLSTGFYAANKKPYHLEIRTSTVEEDDLIYDLTTALIVLYIVLVLGMYLINEVVLRKAWKPFTTILANLNHYRFGQKASLKSIRTNVVEFNKLDEEIRRMWNRNEEVFEEQKRFIENAAHELQTPLAITINKLELLMEDETLSEAQLTQIEESKSSLRRMVNLNKALLMMSRIENKQYAHVEPVNFNLLTNQLIEDLTDLFAFKEIELERLEQGVFVAEMNPDLAHILVSNLLRNAVRHNNITGKISVSFQPQQLVIANTGPKEALDAERLFLRFYKGAQEGQSNGLGLAIVKSIIDSSPNIQLEYVYSAGQHIFIVKHA is encoded by the coding sequence ATGCAGATTTCTTTAAAAAATTACACACTTCGTTATCTCAGTCTAGCTTTTTTTCTGATTATATCGGTGTGGGCTGCCTTATTTTATGCTTACATCTTAGATGAGGTATACGATAATGTGGATGATGGATTGAAAAACCAAAAAATAGAGATCTTAAGGGAGCTGTACAAGTTTCCTGAACTACTCGAAACTTCGGAATTTGGAATTAGCCAGTTTCGGATCCTACCAGTGAAGGATATGGACGATTTTTCGGAGGAGAATAAGTTGTCCAGCGTTTTTTTCTACATGCCCTACGACGATGAACAAGAGCCTTACAGGGTGTTGAGCACAGGTTTTTATGCGGCAAATAAAAAGCCATATCACTTGGAGATTCGAACCTCGACCGTTGAAGAAGACGATCTGATTTACGACTTAACGACGGCTTTAATTGTGCTCTACATCGTTTTGGTGCTTGGGATGTATTTGATCAATGAGGTGGTATTGCGTAAAGCATGGAAGCCTTTTACCACCATTCTTGCCAATCTGAATCATTATCGCTTTGGTCAGAAAGCAAGTTTAAAGTCTATCCGTACCAATGTCGTGGAATTCAACAAGCTGGATGAGGAAATTCGACGTATGTGGAATAGAAATGAAGAGGTCTTTGAAGAACAGAAACGTTTTATCGAAAATGCAGCACATGAACTGCAGACACCCTTGGCCATTACGATCAACAAGTTGGAATTGTTGATGGAGGATGAGACACTTTCGGAAGCACAGTTGACACAAATCGAGGAGTCTAAATCTTCATTACGTCGAATGGTCAATCTGAATAAGGCCCTCCTGATGATGTCGCGCATTGAGAACAAGCAGTATGCCCACGTGGAACCTGTGAATTTTAATCTGCTAACTAATCAACTGATCGAAGACCTTACAGATTTGTTCGCTTTCAAGGAGATCGAGCTAGAGCGTCTAGAACAGGGCGTTTTTGTCGCAGAAATGAATCCTGATCTGGCGCATATTCTCGTGTCCAATCTTTTAAGAAATGCGGTTCGCCATAATAACATAACGGGTAAGATATCGGTATCCTTTCAGCCTCAACAACTTGTTATCGCCAATACTGGTCCGAAAGAAGCGTTGGATGCCGAGCGTCTGTTCCTTCGATTTTATAAAGGTGCACAGGAAGGACAATCCAATGGTTTAGGACTCGCTATTGTGAAGTCTATCATAGATTCCTCTCCGAATATTCAGTTGGAATATGTCTATTCTGCTGGACAGCATATATTTATTGTCAAGCACGCCTAA
- a CDS encoding DUF3857 domain-containing protein: MKYIVLIYFAMLSLYSKAQLHYAVESIPKELKARAAATVRDESVYVEMRAENDVLLRVKKAITVHNKSGDYYAAVPLYYNKSAVIKSIKGTIYNEFGMPIHKITAKNFVDISAADGFSMFSDSRLKLYQYNAIQYPYTIEISYEVQHKQNLAIPSWTPNYSPQLAVEHSEYVFAAAPAVEIRAHTQHISNDAKVEKTEKLTSYKWEVSSLPAVKEENYTRSFREQAVQVNIVPKKISYYGRSGSFDNWEEFGKWKYDNLLAGKQNLDEKAKSKVLDLIKDCKTDKEKAKRLYKYLQEKTRYVSIQIGIGGLEPFPASDVEKYGYGDCKALVNYMQNLLTFADIPSYYCVVEAGNKKESLKFDFANVQDGNHIILCIPFENDTTWLECTSQEMPFGFLGDFTDDRLVLACTPNGGKVLRTPTYSEKDNRQLRTAKLKLLDLTNLQGTIETQFFGTQYDNHMDVFRANNTEKPKLLARHYDINNISFNNIDYAKIDQEYAPGIQENIAISIGNIASKTSNRLQIPSSLFNSYGNIQRNENRQQQIYINRGFTDEDNVEIDLPENVSKLMLPMKKEFSCEMGNYSFTARIEDNKLITNRILTIKQGTYEPQLYGDFQEFLKSVSQTDKGRFTLEILQ, from the coding sequence ATGAAATATATTGTGTTGATCTACTTCGCGATGTTGTCGTTGTACAGTAAAGCGCAACTACATTACGCGGTCGAATCTATACCAAAAGAATTAAAAGCACGCGCGGCAGCTACAGTGCGCGACGAATCTGTTTATGTGGAGATGCGTGCAGAAAATGATGTGCTGTTACGCGTCAAGAAAGCAATTACCGTGCACAATAAAAGTGGCGACTACTATGCCGCTGTGCCTCTTTACTACAACAAAAGTGCGGTAATAAAATCGATTAAGGGTACCATCTACAATGAATTCGGCATGCCGATTCATAAAATTACAGCAAAGAATTTTGTTGATATCAGTGCTGCTGATGGTTTCTCGATGTTTTCCGATAGCAGGTTGAAACTCTACCAGTACAATGCCATACAATATCCTTACACCATCGAAATTTCCTACGAAGTTCAACACAAGCAGAACTTAGCCATTCCGAGTTGGACGCCCAATTACAGCCCACAACTTGCTGTAGAACACAGTGAATATGTCTTTGCTGCAGCGCCTGCCGTAGAAATTCGCGCGCATACCCAACATATCAGCAACGATGCCAAGGTTGAAAAAACCGAAAAACTAACTTCGTATAAATGGGAAGTGAGCAGTCTACCCGCTGTCAAAGAAGAAAACTATACTCGTAGCTTTCGTGAACAGGCGGTACAGGTCAATATCGTTCCAAAGAAGATATCTTATTACGGCAGAAGCGGTTCGTTTGATAACTGGGAGGAATTTGGCAAATGGAAGTATGACAACCTATTGGCTGGCAAACAAAATTTGGATGAAAAGGCAAAAAGCAAAGTGCTCGACTTGATCAAAGATTGCAAAACGGACAAGGAAAAAGCGAAACGACTGTATAAGTATCTGCAAGAGAAGACTCGTTATGTGAGTATTCAGATTGGCATAGGAGGACTAGAACCTTTTCCGGCCAGCGATGTGGAGAAGTATGGATATGGAGATTGTAAGGCATTGGTTAACTACATGCAAAATCTACTTACGTTTGCCGACATTCCCTCCTATTATTGTGTTGTAGAGGCCGGAAATAAAAAAGAGAGTCTAAAGTTTGATTTCGCTAATGTGCAGGATGGAAACCACATTATTCTATGTATCCCTTTTGAAAACGACACCACCTGGTTGGAATGTACCAGCCAAGAGATGCCTTTTGGATTCTTGGGCGACTTCACCGACGACCGCCTCGTATTGGCCTGTACACCTAACGGAGGCAAAGTACTACGCACGCCAACGTATAGTGAAAAAGACAACAGACAATTGCGGACGGCAAAACTGAAATTATTGGACTTAACCAACTTACAAGGAACTATAGAAACGCAGTTCTTTGGCACGCAGTATGACAACCATATGGATGTCTTCCGTGCGAATAATACCGAAAAGCCCAAGCTTTTAGCACGTCACTATGACATCAACAACATCAGTTTTAATAACATCGATTATGCGAAGATCGATCAAGAATATGCACCAGGTATACAAGAGAACATTGCGATTTCAATAGGCAACATCGCCTCTAAGACGAGTAATAGGCTACAAATACCGTCTTCTCTTTTCAATAGTTACGGCAATATACAGCGCAATGAGAATAGACAGCAGCAAATCTATATCAACAGAGGTTTTACAGATGAAGATAATGTGGAAATAGATCTACCGGAAAACGTCAGCAAATTGATGCTTCCGATGAAAAAGGAGTTTAGCTGCGAGATGGGCAATTATTCGTTCACGGCTCGTATCGAAGACAACAAGCTGATCACCAACCGAATTTTGACCATTAAACAAGGGACATACGAGCCTCAACTCTATGGTGATTTTCAAGAATTTCTAAAATCGGTAAGTCAAACCGACAAAGGTAGATTTACACTTGAAATCCTGCAGTAA
- a CDS encoding DUF4342 domain-containing protein, which translates to MKTKTTFNLNSENISNAFQKAFDSIQETKLSIRAKNGKEYMNLPLLIAIVVAIVVPFAAIVAVILGLAFGISFSFQRDIKETPSSAPGDIIQVK; encoded by the coding sequence ATGAAAACGAAAACAACCTTCAACTTGAACAGCGAAAACATTAGCAATGCCTTTCAGAAAGCATTTGATTCCATTCAAGAAACAAAACTTAGCATCCGTGCGAAGAACGGAAAAGAATACATGAACCTACCGCTCTTGATTGCTATCGTTGTCGCCATTGTCGTTCCATTTGCCGCCATTGTAGCCGTTATATTGGGACTAGCTTTCGGTATCAGCTTTTCTTTTCAACGCGATATCAAAGAAACGCCAAGTAGCGCTCCCGGTGACATTATTCAGGTTAAGTAA
- the prfH gene encoding peptide chain release factor H — protein MEKRIQVTAGNGPKECDYLVHHLQDIILKEASLAGLSTEILEQSFKDELRSCFTLKLKGDQAEAFIARWLGSICWINRSPFRPKHKRKNWFVGIYELAEEHNISLCERDILYQTMRSSGPGGQHVNKVNSAVRALHIPTGIIVQVMDTRSQLQNRKLAYQRLLEKIQQLQQLEWGKSQQQAWENQSAVIRGNAKRIFRGDKFKELWG, from the coding sequence ATGGAAAAACGAATTCAAGTCACCGCAGGAAATGGTCCTAAAGAATGTGACTATTTGGTACACCATCTACAGGATATAATTTTAAAAGAAGCAAGCTTAGCGGGACTATCCACGGAAATACTGGAACAGTCATTCAAGGACGAACTGCGTAGCTGCTTTACCTTGAAGCTAAAGGGTGATCAGGCCGAGGCCTTTATTGCTCGATGGCTGGGTAGCATCTGTTGGATCAACCGAAGCCCTTTCCGACCAAAGCACAAGCGTAAAAACTGGTTTGTAGGTATTTATGAACTGGCGGAAGAACACAACATTTCGTTGTGTGAGCGTGATATCCTTTACCAGACTATGCGAAGCAGCGGTCCTGGCGGACAACATGTTAACAAGGTTAACAGTGCTGTGCGGGCATTGCACATCCCAACGGGGATTATCGTGCAGGTTATGGACACCCGCTCGCAGCTGCAAAACAGAAAGCTGGCCTATCAACGGCTGTTGGAAAAAATACAGCAATTGCAGCAGCTGGAATGGGGCAAAAGTCAACAGCAAGCATGGGAAAACCAGTCTGCCGTGATCAGAGGAAATGCTAAGCGTATCTTTAGAGGAGACAAATTCAAAGAACTGTGGGGTTAA
- a CDS encoding transglutaminase domain-containing protein: protein MKYIIISLFLLGACGLRAQDFSFGKVKESDFHVQSALLDSSANGIVLNEYGYANIELSPIGDKGFEIEYYYHVLIKILNKEGYDEANFTVPLYVNNSNKETLVEAKGFTYNMEAGKVQKVELGKENVLTEKTTKTQHLVKIAFPQVKEGSIVELRYKTKSPFLFSLNAWTFQTTIPKLRSEFVTRIPEICTYRINLKGGMPLSNRKAENYNTQLSTSVGEVMGEKISYLMTDIPAFVAEDYMTASKNFRSILTFELARYAIPFGPNETFSLTWNDVHRSLVEDENFGGQLKRKGALKEFIDPLLVNNANDFDKAKLIYDYIRKQVKWNERHGLFASVGIKKALETRTGNSADINLALVSALNYAGIPAEPIILSTRDNGYPGMYSAGMSEFNHVIARTNIDGQSFYLDASSRYEPFGNLPFQCINYQGRNIPLDGQSDWVPLQANLVSSLTVYFDGKLDAEGTLKGKLTLNRGGYTATSKRSAMDAVTSIEEYFEDYQEKLTHMNITEAEVENRENCEMLLKESMDVEITNFATVDNKELHFNPIVYGKTEKNPFNLATRSYPVDIGAKTQENMTFIIEVPEGFTITEESLAAKMNMALPNRDARFVYSLAQEGNILTVQLLTQINKPLFLPEEYFDLKEFFSRIIQGQKNSCVLKQKG, encoded by the coding sequence ATGAAATATATCATTATTAGCCTTTTCCTCTTAGGTGCATGCGGATTACGTGCACAGGATTTCTCATTCGGCAAGGTCAAGGAATCCGATTTCCATGTTCAAAGCGCGTTGTTGGATAGCAGTGCAAATGGCATCGTACTCAACGAGTACGGTTACGCCAATATCGAACTGAGCCCGATTGGGGATAAGGGGTTCGAGATTGAATACTATTATCACGTCTTGATTAAGATTTTGAATAAAGAGGGCTATGACGAAGCGAATTTTACAGTTCCGTTATATGTCAATAATTCGAATAAAGAGACCTTGGTAGAGGCCAAGGGATTTACCTATAATATGGAAGCTGGAAAGGTGCAGAAAGTGGAATTGGGAAAGGAAAACGTGCTGACGGAGAAAACGACTAAAACACAGCATTTGGTTAAGATTGCTTTTCCGCAGGTCAAAGAGGGTTCTATCGTGGAGCTGCGCTATAAAACAAAATCTCCTTTTCTATTTAGTTTGAATGCCTGGACCTTTCAAACGACCATTCCAAAGCTACGTAGTGAATTTGTGACACGTATTCCAGAGATATGTACCTATCGTATCAACCTAAAAGGTGGAATGCCCTTGAGCAACAGGAAAGCGGAGAACTACAATACACAACTTTCTACCAGCGTAGGTGAAGTGATGGGCGAGAAAATATCGTATCTGATGACCGATATTCCTGCTTTTGTTGCGGAAGATTATATGACCGCTTCGAAGAATTTTCGATCGATATTGACTTTTGAACTGGCACGCTATGCTATTCCTTTTGGGCCTAATGAAACCTTCTCTCTGACTTGGAACGATGTGCATCGTTCTTTGGTTGAAGATGAGAATTTCGGTGGACAGTTGAAGCGAAAGGGAGCGCTGAAGGAGTTCATTGACCCACTTCTTGTCAACAACGCCAATGATTTCGACAAAGCAAAGCTCATCTATGATTATATTCGCAAGCAGGTTAAATGGAACGAGCGTCACGGGCTCTTCGCGTCCGTTGGGATCAAAAAAGCGTTGGAAACCAGAACTGGGAATAGTGCGGATATAAATTTGGCTTTGGTAAGTGCACTGAATTACGCTGGCATTCCAGCAGAACCTATTATTTTGTCGACACGTGATAATGGCTATCCGGGCATGTACAGCGCGGGCATGTCTGAATTTAATCATGTGATTGCACGTACCAATATCGATGGGCAGTCTTTCTATTTGGATGCCAGCTCTCGTTACGAACCCTTTGGAAATCTACCTTTTCAATGCATCAATTATCAGGGGCGCAACATTCCGTTGGATGGACAGTCTGATTGGGTACCGTTGCAAGCTAATTTGGTTTCCAGCTTAACGGTCTATTTCGATGGGAAATTAGATGCAGAAGGTACCTTGAAAGGAAAGCTCACGCTGAATAGAGGAGGGTACACAGCAACATCGAAGCGCTCGGCGATGGATGCGGTTACTTCCATTGAAGAATATTTTGAGGATTATCAGGAGAAGCTTACCCATATGAACATCACGGAAGCGGAAGTAGAAAACAGGGAAAACTGTGAGATGTTACTGAAAGAATCCATGGATGTGGAAATCACGAACTTCGCGACGGTAGATAACAAAGAACTACATTTTAACCCCATTGTGTACGGAAAAACGGAGAAAAACCCTTTTAATTTGGCGACAAGATCCTATCCGGTAGATATTGGCGCCAAGACGCAGGAGAATATGACCTTTATCATTGAAGTGCCCGAAGGATTTACCATTACAGAGGAATCGCTTGCTGCAAAAATGAATATGGCACTCCCTAATCGGGATGCCCGCTTTGTGTATTCGCTCGCGCAGGAAGGTAATATCTTAACGGTACAGTTGCTCACGCAGATTAATAAACCTCTATTCCTGCCCGAGGAATACTTTGATCTTAAAGAATTCTTCAGTCGGATTATACAAGGGCAAAAAAATAGCTGCGTGTTAAAACAGAAAGGATAG
- a CDS encoding RtcB family protein encodes MGNKLSGKDLIKMGFPQNNTVNIALGQIHRYRKREKKERILQEAKEVLRSPKDFMGDAIWGKVAEGLIQPVEIRLRQLNSNRAPFCIFGENEIDELAKRQLYDALKLPVSIKGALMPDAHSGYGLPIGGVLATDNAVIPYGVGVDIGCRMSLSIFDIPGSYLKGRTYQLRNLLSEHSKFGMNETHKVKSDHEIFERAAFKDIPLLKSLRDKAYRQLGTSGGGNHFVEFGIVQLQESRADWKLPKGEYLALLSHSGSRGLGANIAKHYTYLATKQCPLPRQVQHLAWLDLNTHDGQEYWLAMNLAGDYAKACHDDIHRRMAKAIGSRPAVIIENHHNFAWEEVVDGKRCIVHRKGATPAGKGVLGIIPGSMTAPGFIVEGKGNPLSLASASHGAGRVLSRGACKSTIKKSDMLKTLENQGVELIGGAVDEAPMAYKNIHTVMALQDELVQVLGTFTPKIVRMDK; translated from the coding sequence ATGGGAAATAAATTATCCGGAAAGGACCTTATCAAAATGGGCTTTCCACAAAATAATACGGTGAACATCGCCCTAGGGCAGATTCATCGCTATCGCAAACGCGAGAAAAAAGAACGCATATTACAGGAGGCGAAGGAAGTACTGCGCTCACCGAAAGACTTTATGGGCGATGCCATATGGGGCAAGGTAGCCGAAGGACTTATCCAACCGGTAGAGATTCGCTTACGGCAGCTCAACAGTAACCGAGCTCCTTTCTGCATATTCGGTGAAAACGAGATCGATGAGCTGGCGAAAAGACAATTGTACGATGCTTTAAAACTTCCGGTATCGATCAAGGGTGCGTTGATGCCCGATGCACATTCGGGATATGGCTTGCCTATAGGCGGAGTTTTAGCTACGGACAACGCGGTGATACCCTACGGTGTAGGTGTCGATATCGGCTGCAGGATGAGTTTATCCATTTTTGATATCCCTGGCTCCTATCTTAAGGGGCGGACCTATCAATTGAGAAATCTGCTGTCGGAGCATAGCAAATTTGGGATGAATGAAACGCACAAAGTAAAAAGCGACCACGAAATCTTTGAGCGAGCGGCTTTCAAGGATATTCCTTTGTTGAAATCGTTGCGTGATAAGGCATATCGCCAACTGGGCACCTCTGGTGGCGGCAATCATTTCGTGGAGTTCGGCATAGTGCAGTTACAGGAGTCTCGCGCCGACTGGAAGTTGCCAAAAGGCGAATATCTTGCCTTGTTATCGCACAGCGGATCGCGGGGGTTGGGTGCAAACATTGCAAAGCACTATACCTACTTGGCGACAAAGCAATGTCCGCTTCCTCGACAGGTACAACACCTAGCGTGGTTAGACCTAAATACGCACGACGGACAGGAATATTGGCTTGCCATGAACCTCGCCGGCGACTATGCGAAGGCCTGCCATGATGATATACATCGTCGAATGGCCAAGGCAATTGGAAGTAGACCTGCGGTGATTATCGAAAACCATCACAATTTTGCATGGGAAGAGGTAGTGGATGGCAAGCGATGCATCGTGCACCGTAAGGGTGCGACACCCGCAGGAAAAGGTGTATTGGGCATCATACCAGGATCCATGACCGCGCCGGGCTTCATTGTCGAGGGAAAAGGCAATCCTTTAAGTCTAGCATCCGCTTCACACGGCGCCGGACGCGTTCTATCTCGCGGAGCATGCAAGAGTACTATAAAAAAGAGCGACATGCTCAAAACATTAGAAAACCAAGGGGTGGAACTTATTGGAGGAGCGGTAGACGAAGCACCAATGGCCTACAAAAATATACACACGGTCATGGCCTTACAAGACGAGCTCGTTCAAGTATTGGGCACCTTCACCCCCAAAATTGTCCGCATGGACAAATAA
- a CDS encoding Dabb family protein, whose protein sequence is MERRNFLKSVAVAGTSATILTACGAASGDAVQQELEPGRIVHSVYFWLKEGITEEDEKDFLNFFEALKKVPGIHSFHVGKPAATTAREVVDNSFHYSLIVTFKSLDDINTYEKHPDHLAAAGKYSKYWTKVAVRDMQLL, encoded by the coding sequence ATGGAACGACGAAATTTTTTAAAATCTGTGGCTGTTGCAGGTACCTCTGCAACGATACTCACTGCCTGCGGTGCTGCTTCAGGTGATGCTGTACAGCAAGAGCTAGAGCCGGGACGCATTGTGCATTCGGTATATTTTTGGCTAAAGGAAGGAATTACGGAAGAGGACGAAAAGGATTTTCTGAACTTCTTTGAGGCATTGAAAAAAGTGCCTGGAATCCATAGCTTCCATGTAGGAAAACCGGCTGCTACGACAGCTCGCGAGGTGGTAGATAATTCGTTTCACTACAGTCTAATCGTTACCTTCAAAAGCCTTGACGATATTAATACTTACGAGAAACACCCCGATCACCTCGCAGCAGCAGGTAAATACAGCAAGTACTGGACGAAAGTCGCTGTCCGTGATATGCAATTGCTTTAG